Below is a window of Mucilaginibacter sp. PAMC 26640 DNA.
TGATGGTTTTAACAGTTACCTCTTGTTTACTCAAGATAATTAATTGATTAATCAGAAAAGCCTAAAAAGGCTCTTGTGATTGAAGGTTTTAACTGTGGAATTGTTTCTCACTTAAAGCCCCCGGACACTTCAATGAATTGACCGGTAATGATGTATGAATCATCAGAGGCAAGGAAAACCGCCATTTTCCCGATATCATCAGGGGTAGCCATACGCCCCATTGCGCTTCTGGCAATCATTTGTTTAATGGCATCTGATTCCGCGTCTGCTCCAAGTTTTGCTACACCTTCGGTGAAAACGCCTCCAGGCAGGATGGCATTTACGCGGATCTTTTGCGGAGCTAATTCCTGGGACAAAGCCCTGGTAATAGAATCAACCGCACCTTTAGAGGCTGCATAAGCCACGGAATAAGGTTCAGGCCTTGCACTGGCGAAAGATCTGATGTTAATAATACTCCCCCCTTTACTAATCAAAAACTTTACCGCTTCCTGAGTAGTCAGCAAGATACCTAAAACATTGATATCAAAAATCCTTCGGTACGATTCTTCCGTAAATTGATCTAATAATGCAAACTCGTAAATACCTGCATTGTTTACCGATACATCAAATCCGCCGAATTCTTTTAGAGTTCCCTGGAAAAGCTTTATCACATCCGCATGTTTTGACATATCACCCTGAATCGCAACGGCGTTCCCACCGGTTTTTTTAATTTCAGTTACGACCTTGTCGGCACTTTCTTTACCAGAAGCATAATTCATCACAACTTTTGCACCTGATGCTGCCATTTGTTTTGCAATTCCAGCGCCGATCCCTTTTGCGGCTCCAGTTACAATCACTACTTTATTCTCTAATTTATCGCTCATCTTACTTTGATTTTGTTAACTCAAAGGTCTGATGTAAATGACGGAAGAAAGTATCCAAACCAAAGTTACCTGTGTTCAAAACAGGTGTTAGAATTTGGTAGGTACTAACATTGCACTATAAATAGGCTATTCAATGTTTACTGAAATGCATGTAAAAAAGAAAATCTTGAAACTCAAGTTGAAGGCTTTTTCGCGATTGCTCCATAGCTGGGCATATCTCGAATCAATTCACCTAATAAATGATAAATGCGAGTTATAAGCGAAATGCAGCACTTTCACATCCCCAGGCTGGACTTAATTCGAACTATTTAGTCGCGCAACCCAATACTTTTAATGATTTACATTTCACTAATTAGCGACGCTGCCTGGAAACACAAACGGGTAAAGCAGTTATCGCAACTGAAGACAAGAGCATCAATCCAGTTATTCAGCGCCGTATTTACAAACGTTCGAAATCACATGTCGCTGAAGTAAAAGCCAGCCATGCTGTTTACATTTCACAGCCAGAGCGTGTCGCCGAAGTGATCATTAAAGCTGCCACGAATCCTACTAAGTAACTTTCATATATTAAGGCCTGTTTACCTCATTATAAACAGGCCTTTTTTTTAACGTCCTACTTCCGGATTGTTCAATTACACGACAATTAATTGAATATTATTAAACTTCAGTTTTATCCTGCCAGTCAAAGGTCCCTACCCGCTTCGAGATCAACCACTGGTTACCCATACGGATGTAGTTATCTTTATAAATAGCACCGATAGTGGTCTTTATTTTTTTACCATTCTCTTGGCCAATCAAGGTAACCTGACAATAGCATGTCCCCAAAGCTTCGTCACCATCGATGGTCAACACCTGCTGCCCGTTAAAATGATAAACGGTTTCAAAATCTTTAAGGAAATCGTCGAAGGCTTCCGCCATTTCTTTTCTGCCTTTTAGTTTCAGTATGGACGCCTCCTCAGCAAATGTTTCTGAAACCGCATCTTCAGTAAACAGTTGCACCTGAGCGTTAAAATCTTTTCTATCCCCAAGAATCGATACGGTATCAATAAGTTCCCGAAGAGATACCCTGTCTTGTAATTCATTAATATCCACGTTCGTATATCTTTATAAATAATATTGGCCAATTAATCGGCACTATTATATTAAGTTAAAGCTAAAGGGATGTCTTATTTAAACATCCCCTATTAGCATTTAATGACAGATAATATTTGTTCTTTTTTATTACAACTCCCCTTTAGGCCACAGTAAGTACGATCTTACCCTGGATGTTCCCCTGGGCTGCCCGTTCATGTGCTTTTTGAGCGTCGGCAAGAGGAAATTTGCTGTCTATGGCTACGCGGATCGTTCCGTCATCAAGGAATTCAGCAATTTCCGCAAGTTGAGCACCACTTGAACGTACCTGTGTAGTCGACATGGTAATACCCAGCTTTTCTGCCTCCTCAGCACCCGATGCACCCAGCCCGAAAATCGGGAATAATGCACCGCCGCGTTTCAGTGTCCGTAAAAAACGACTGGTTGCCGGCCCACCAATAGAGTCAACGACAAGATCTGCATCAACTACTACATTCTCGGCCCTGATCTTTGTGTAGTCAATGAACTCGTCAACGCCGAGCTCGCGCAGGAATGCTTCATGCTTACCTGATGCTACGGCGATCACGTAAGCACCTTTCCATTTGGCCAACTGCACGGCAAAGTGTCCGACACCACCGGCTGCTCCATTAATAAGCACCTTTTTACCTTCCAGCGGCACAGGGATGTGCTGATCCGGTTGAAGCGGGTTCTGAACGTTGTGGCCTTGCGCTATTATAAACTGCCATGCGGTAAGCAGCGACATTGGCGCGGCTGCGGCATGCACATGATCGATCCCGGCAGGCTTTTTTGCAACCTGAACTGCCGGGGCAGTGACATATTCCGCATAGGCCTTACTTTCTCCAAAAACCCCTTCC
It encodes the following:
- a CDS encoding short-chain dehydrogenase, which gives rise to MSDKLENKVVIVTGAAKGIGAGIAKQMAASGAKVVMNYASGKESADKVVTEIKKTGGNAVAIQGDMSKHADVIKLFQGTLKEFGGFDVSVNNAGIYEFALLDQFTEESYRRIFDINVLGILLTTQEAVKFLISKGGSIINIRSFASARPEPYSVAYAASKGAVDSITRALSQELAPQKIRVNAILPGGVFTEGVAKLGADAESDAIKQMIARSAMGRMATPDDIGKMAVFLASDDSYIITGQFIEVSGGFK
- a CDS encoding bile acid 7-alpha-dehydratase → MDINELQDRVSLRELIDTVSILGDRKDFNAQVQLFTEDAVSETFAEEASILKLKGRKEMAEAFDDFLKDFETVYHFNGQQVLTIDGDEALGTCYCQVTLIGQENGKKIKTTIGAIYKDNYIRMGNQWLISKRVGTFDWQDKTEV
- a CDS encoding NADPH:quinone reductase; the protein is MKSESTDKTAIIKAIRQYEFGGPEVFRYEDAPMPVLSPGEVLIRVHAVGLNPPDWYLRDGFKSLPPEWRPQGNFPLILGTDVSGVVDAVADDVKDFAAGDQVYSMVRFPEGVFGESKAYAEYVTAPAVQVAKKPAGIDHVHAAAAPMSLLTAWQFIIAQGHNVQNPLQPDQHIPVPLEGKKVLINGAAGGVGHFAVQLAKWKGAYVIAVASGKHEAFLRELGVDEFIDYTKIRAENVVVDADLVVDSIGGPATSRFLRTLKRGGALFPIFGLGASGAEEAEKLGITMSTTQVRSSGAQLAEIAEFLDDGTIRVAIDSKFPLADAQKAHERAAQGNIQGKIVLTVA